From one Formosa sediminum genomic stretch:
- the hisD gene encoding histidinol dehydrogenase translates to MNIIENPNPSDWSNILQRPTQTVNDIENTVTQIFDDVKRNGDVAISKYTTQFDGVTLDSNIVTEQEIEEAKANVSEQLKEAITIAYKNIERFHAAQKTEKVQVSTMPGVNCWQEKRAIEKIGLYIPGGTAPLFSTVLMLAIPAKIAGCKEIVLCSPPNSSGKIANEILFAAHLCGVSKIIKVGGIQAIAGLTFGTENIPQVYKIFGPGNQFVTVAKQLATKYGVAIDMPAGPSELLVVADDSANASYVASDLLSQAEHGADSQVILVSTSKALIDDVLKEVDTQIKNLPRQSIAEKAIANSKLILVESDEVALNLINEYAPEHFIICSKNEDLYVNGIRNAGSVFIGNYTPESAGDYASGTNHTLPTNGFSKAYSGVNLDSFLKSITFQKISEQGLLDLGPIIEQMAAAEGLEAHKNAVTLRLNDLKNN, encoded by the coding sequence ATGAACATTATTGAAAACCCCAATCCATCAGATTGGTCAAATATATTGCAACGCCCAACACAAACCGTAAACGATATAGAAAATACGGTAACTCAAATTTTTGATGATGTTAAGCGTAATGGGGATGTTGCAATTTCTAAATATACTACTCAATTTGATGGGGTGACTTTAGATTCTAATATTGTTACAGAACAAGAAATTGAAGAAGCAAAGGCAAACGTATCAGAACAGCTTAAAGAAGCCATAACGATTGCATATAAAAATATTGAGCGTTTTCATGCGGCTCAAAAAACAGAAAAAGTTCAAGTTAGCACCATGCCTGGAGTAAACTGCTGGCAAGAAAAACGAGCCATAGAAAAAATTGGATTATATATTCCAGGAGGTACAGCACCGTTGTTTTCTACTGTTTTAATGTTAGCCATTCCAGCTAAAATTGCGGGATGTAAAGAAATAGTGTTGTGTTCTCCACCAAATTCATCTGGTAAAATTGCAAACGAAATTTTATTTGCTGCTCATTTATGTGGCGTTTCAAAAATTATTAAAGTAGGAGGGATTCAAGCGATTGCCGGATTAACATTTGGAACAGAAAACATCCCTCAAGTCTATAAAATTTTTGGACCAGGAAATCAGTTTGTTACTGTGGCAAAACAATTGGCTACAAAATACGGCGTTGCTATCGATATGCCTGCAGGACCAAGTGAATTATTAGTAGTTGCAGATGATAGTGCTAATGCAAGTTATGTAGCTTCAGATTTATTAAGTCAAGCAGAACATGGTGCAGATAGTCAAGTGATTTTAGTATCCACATCAAAAGCTTTAATTGATGATGTTTTAAAAGAAGTTGATACACAAATTAAGAACTTACCGAGACAAAGTATAGCAGAAAAAGCAATCGCTAATTCAAAGTTAATTTTAGTTGAAAGTGATGAAGTTGCACTTAATTTAATTAACGAATATGCACCAGAACATTTTATTATTTGTTCTAAAAATGAAGATCTTTATGTAAACGGTATTAGAAATGCAGGTTCTGTGTTTATTGGTAATTATACACCAGAGAGTGCTGGCGATTATGCGTCTGGTACCAACCACACTTTACCTACCAACGGATTTAGTAAAGCGTATTCTGGCGTAAACTTAGATAGTTTTTTAAAGAGTATAACCTTTCAAAAAATATCAGAACAAGGACTTTTAGATTTAGGTCCAATTATTGAACAAATGGCTGCTGCCGAAGGCTTAGAAGCACACAAAAATGCGGTTACTCTAAGACTAAACGATTTAAAAAATAACTAA
- the hisG gene encoding ATP phosphoribosyltransferase, with amino-acid sequence MSKLKIAVQKSGRLYDESMQILKDIGISIDNGRDQLKASAKNFPVEVFYLRNGDIPQYLKDGVVDAAIIGENVLIEKGGDIQIIQKLGFSSCKVSIAVPKSVKYNNMQDLEGKRIATSYPNTVQQFLDKNNVNAQLHIINGSVEIAPNIGLADAIVDIVSSGSTLFKNGLKEVEVLLKSEAVLASSPLISKDNLEILNTIKFRIDSVLKGRRSKYVLLNAPNEKLKEIITILPGMKSPTVLPLAQEGWSSVHTVIDKNKFWEIIDELKALGAEGILVCPIDNMVL; translated from the coding sequence ATGAGTAAACTAAAAATTGCAGTTCAAAAATCAGGTCGACTGTACGACGAGTCTATGCAAATTCTTAAAGACATAGGAATATCTATAGACAATGGAAGAGATCAATTAAAAGCTTCAGCTAAAAACTTTCCTGTAGAGGTGTTTTATTTACGTAATGGAGATATTCCTCAGTATCTAAAAGACGGTGTTGTAGATGCTGCTATTATTGGAGAGAATGTTTTAATTGAAAAAGGCGGAGACATTCAAATTATTCAAAAATTAGGTTTTTCATCTTGTAAAGTATCTATAGCAGTGCCAAAATCTGTTAAATACAATAATATGCAAGATTTAGAAGGTAAGCGTATTGCAACGTCTTATCCCAATACGGTGCAACAATTTTTAGATAAAAATAACGTAAACGCGCAGTTACATATTATTAACGGATCGGTAGAAATTGCTCCAAACATTGGGCTTGCAGATGCTATAGTTGATATTGTGTCTAGCGGAAGTACATTATTTAAAAATGGTTTAAAAGAGGTTGAAGTCTTACTAAAATCTGAGGCTGTTTTAGCATCATCTCCATTAATTTCTAAAGACAATTTAGAGATATTAAACACAATTAAATTTAGAATAGATTCTGTGCTAAAAGGGCGTCGTTCTAAATATGTGTTGTTAAACGCACCTAATGAAAAATTAAAAGAAATAATTACCATTTTACCAGGGATGAAAAGCCCAACAGTCTTACCTTTAGCCCAAGAAGGCTGGAGCTCTGTTCACACAGTAATCGACAAAAATAAATTTTGGGAAATTATTGATGAACTTAAAGCACTTGGCGCAGAAGGTATCCTTGTTTGTCCTATTGATAATATGGTTCTATAA
- a CDS encoding prohibitin family protein encodes MDKLPKIALPFVVAIVAIIILISKSAITIDSGEAGVLYKTFGGGVVTDEPPLGEGFHVVAPWNKVYVYEVRQQEIYERMNVLSSNGLDIKLEASAWFQPQFENLGKLHQEKSEMYKERILLPAIRSAARSVVGRYTPEQLYSSKRDAIQQEIFEETKNIVDDQYIQLNEILVRDVTLPSTIKDAIERKLKQEQESLEYEFRLVTAQKEAQKQIIEAQGKADANRILSESLNDKILQDKGIEATVKLSQSQNAKVIVIGSGDSGMPIILGNQ; translated from the coding sequence ATGGACAAATTACCTAAAATTGCATTACCTTTTGTTGTAGCTATTGTAGCTATAATTATTCTAATTTCTAAATCGGCTATAACCATAGATTCTGGTGAAGCAGGGGTACTTTATAAAACATTTGGAGGTGGGGTTGTAACCGATGAACCACCTTTAGGAGAAGGCTTTCATGTTGTAGCACCTTGGAATAAAGTATATGTTTACGAAGTAAGACAACAAGAAATTTACGAACGAATGAATGTATTATCTTCTAACGGATTAGATATTAAATTAGAAGCTTCGGCATGGTTTCAACCACAATTTGAGAATTTAGGAAAATTGCATCAAGAGAAAAGTGAAATGTATAAAGAACGTATTTTACTTCCTGCAATTCGTTCGGCTGCAAGAAGTGTAGTAGGGCGTTATACGCCAGAACAATTATACTCAAGTAAGCGGGATGCGATTCAGCAAGAAATTTTTGAAGAAACAAAAAATATTGTAGACGATCAATACATACAATTAAACGAAATATTGGTTCGTGATGTAACTTTACCATCTACTATAAAAGATGCTATTGAGCGTAAATTAAAGCAAGAACAAGAATCTTTAGAATATGAATTTAGATTAGTAACGGCTCAAAAAGAAGCTCAGAAACAAATTATTGAAGCACAAGGTAAAGCAGATGCAAACAGAATTTTAAGTGAGTCTCTAAACGATAAAATACTACAAGACAAAGGGATAGAAGCTACAGTTAAATTATCGCAGTCTCAAAATGCTAAAGTTATAGTAATCGGTTCTGGAGATAGTGGAATGCCTATTATACTTGGAAATCAATAA
- a CDS encoding VWA domain-containing protein → MPTQTLLYIILAGILALILALFQYKYKVKSMSKLYMLFAFLRFISIFLILLLLINPKFEQLKLTEEKPKLLVAIDNSSSTTQLEQDKNAKQVLQTIQSHTALNTKFDIEYFKFGKTLNALDTLTFTDKQTDVAAALDGLKSIYKNTIAPTILVTDGNQTLGSDYAYTSYNQPVYPIILGDTTTYIDLSITQLNVNKYAYLKNKFPVETVLVYNGKAPVNTTFSITSGTQTIFSKNITFSATHNSEILQFTLPASHVGVTTYKAILQPLESEKNKVNNVKHFAVEVIDEKMNIAIVSSFYHPDLGTLKKSIESNEQRAVSILNPNEVNPKLNDFNLLILYQPDNQFKSIFEAIKADNKNAFIISGAQTDWFFLNDQSDYYEHDITSQTEMYQGVFNSNYTTFIVDNLDFNSFPPLQSAFGELSFYGPHEILLYKKIGNITTNQPLLATFETQGRREAVLLGENIWQWRAQSYLNKKSFNTFDNFISKVVQYLSSTKRKTRLVVDFESFYDGTNNVIIRAQFFNKNYEFDGREPLKIKLVNRETKAVTELPFVLKNNNYQVDLSQLPAAEYNFTVSATNENISQSGSFTILEYNVEQQFLNANSGKLNQLAQKTEGASYFIADYKSLLKDLLSNQKYVTIQKSSKTTQGLIDWKYMLGIIVFCLSLEWFLRKYNGLT, encoded by the coding sequence ATGCCTACACAAACCCTATTATATATTATTCTAGCTGGAATTTTAGCGCTAATATTGGCTTTATTTCAGTATAAATACAAAGTAAAAAGCATGTCGAAATTGTACATGCTTTTTGCTTTTTTACGATTTATTAGTATTTTTCTGATACTTTTATTGCTTATAAATCCCAAATTCGAGCAACTTAAATTAACCGAAGAAAAACCAAAACTATTAGTTGCCATAGATAATTCTAGTTCTACCACTCAACTAGAACAAGATAAAAATGCGAAACAGGTTTTACAAACTATTCAATCTCACACAGCGTTAAATACAAAATTTGATATTGAATATTTTAAGTTTGGGAAGACTTTAAATGCTTTAGATACTTTAACGTTTACAGATAAACAAACAGATGTTGCTGCCGCTTTAGATGGCCTTAAGTCTATTTACAAAAATACTATAGCACCTACAATTTTAGTTACTGATGGCAATCAGACATTAGGTAGTGATTATGCATATACCTCCTATAATCAGCCAGTATATCCCATAATTTTAGGAGATACTACCACATATATAGATTTAAGTATTACACAGCTAAATGTAAACAAATATGCTTATCTTAAAAATAAATTTCCAGTAGAAACTGTATTGGTATACAACGGTAAAGCACCCGTAAATACAACCTTTTCTATAACATCTGGAACTCAAACTATTTTTTCAAAAAACATTACCTTTTCAGCAACTCATAATTCTGAAATTTTACAATTTACTTTACCAGCAAGTCATGTTGGAGTGACTACCTATAAAGCCATACTACAACCTTTAGAATCTGAAAAAAATAAGGTTAATAACGTTAAGCATTTTGCTGTTGAAGTTATAGATGAAAAAATGAATATAGCTATTGTTTCAAGTTTTTATCATCCAGATTTAGGTACACTAAAAAAGAGTATTGAAAGTAATGAACAACGTGCTGTATCTATTTTAAATCCTAATGAAGTAAATCCTAAACTTAACGATTTTAATTTGCTTATCTTATACCAACCAGATAATCAGTTTAAGTCTATTTTTGAAGCTATAAAAGCCGATAATAAAAATGCATTTATAATTTCAGGAGCTCAAACAGATTGGTTTTTTTTAAACGATCAATCAGATTATTACGAGCATGATATCACGTCGCAAACCGAAATGTATCAAGGTGTGTTTAATTCTAATTACACTACATTTATTGTAGATAATTTAGATTTTAATTCATTTCCACCTTTACAATCCGCTTTCGGTGAACTATCTTTTTACGGACCACATGAGATATTATTGTATAAAAAAATTGGTAATATTACCACAAATCAACCATTATTAGCGACTTTTGAGACTCAAGGTAGGCGTGAAGCAGTTTTATTAGGAGAGAATATTTGGCAATGGCGTGCACAAAGTTATTTAAATAAAAAATCTTTTAACACATTCGATAATTTTATAAGTAAAGTGGTACAATATTTGTCATCTACTAAAAGAAAAACACGATTGGTTGTAGATTTTGAATCGTTTTATGATGGTACAAATAATGTGATAATTAGAGCACAATTTTTCAATAAAAATTATGAGTTTGATGGTCGAGAACCACTAAAAATTAAATTAGTAAATAGAGAAACAAAAGCAGTTACAGAACTCCCTTTTGTTCTTAAAAACAATAATTATCAAGTCGATTTAAGTCAATTACCAGCTGCTGAATACAATTTTACTGTTAGTGCTACTAACGAAAATATATCACAATCTGGAAGCTTTACAATTTTAGAGTACAATGTAGAGCAACAGTTTTTAAATGCCAATTCAGGCAAATTAAATCAGTTAGCGCAAAAAACAGAAGGGGCTTCTTATTTTATAGCAGATTATAAATCACTTTTAAAAGATTTATTATCTAATCAAAAATATGTAACCATTCAAAAAAGTAGTAAAACCACACAAGGATTAATAGACTGGAAATATATGCTAGGAATCATTGTTTTCTGCTTATCTTTAGAGTGGTTTTTAAGAAAATATAACGGATTAACTTAA
- the fabG gene encoding 3-oxoacyl-[acyl-carrier-protein] reductase: MKLLQGKTAIITGASRGIGKGIAQIFAQHGANVAFTYSSSVEAANALETELNDLGIKAKGYQSNAADFTEAQKLAEDVVKEFGSIDILVNNAGITKDNLLMRISEEDFDQVIEVNLKSVFNMTKAVQRTMLKQRKGSIINMSSVVGVKGNAGQTNYAASKAGIIGFSKSVALELGSRNIRSNVVAPGFIETEMTAKLDEETVKGWRAGIPLKRGGTPDDVANVCVFLASDLSAYVTGQTLNVDGGMLT, translated from the coding sequence ATGAAATTATTACAAGGAAAAACAGCAATTATTACTGGAGCAAGCCGTGGAATAGGTAAAGGTATTGCGCAAATTTTCGCTCAACATGGTGCAAATGTAGCATTCACATACAGTTCATCTGTAGAGGCTGCAAATGCTTTAGAAACAGAGTTAAATGATTTAGGAATAAAAGCAAAAGGTTACCAAAGTAATGCTGCCGATTTTACTGAAGCTCAAAAATTAGCAGAAGATGTAGTAAAAGAATTTGGAAGTATAGATATTTTAGTGAACAACGCAGGAATTACTAAAGATAATTTATTAATGCGTATTAGTGAAGAAGATTTTGACCAGGTTATAGAAGTTAATTTAAAATCTGTGTTTAATATGACAAAAGCTGTACAGCGCACTATGCTTAAACAACGTAAAGGCTCTATTATAAATATGAGTTCTGTTGTGGGTGTAAAAGGAAACGCTGGACAAACTAATTACGCTGCATCTAAAGCTGGAATTATCGGATTTTCTAAATCTGTAGCTTTAGAGTTAGGTTCTAGAAATATTAGAAGTAATGTGGTCGCTCCAGGTTTTATAGAAACCGAAATGACGGCTAAGTTAGATGAAGAAACAGTTAAAGGATGGAGAGCTGGAATCCCATTAAAACGTGGTGGTACCCCAGACGATGTTGCTAATGTTTGTGTGTTTTTAGCAAGTGATTTAAGCGCATACGTAACAGGACAGACGTTAAACGTAGATGGCGGAATGTTAACTTAA
- a CDS encoding M16 family metallopeptidase, which yields MKHIKTFFVICMLVTFNFACKQNTEPNTADLAVKTEVKTDPNGFSYEVINNDPTGLRLYTLENGLQVYLSKNTDEPKIQTYIAVRAGSNYDPSNSTGLAHYLEHMLFKGTDKIGSIDWEKEQAYIQEISDLYEAHRAETDEVKKLEIYKKIDEVSLEASNYAVANEYDKMVSGMGATGTNAHTWFEETVYKNKIPANELNKWLSLESERFSKLVLRLFHTELEAVFEEFNRSQDNDGRKVYTAMLDALFPNHPYGQQQTIGTAAHLKNPSLVDINNYFNKYYVPNNMAMVLVGDLNFDKTIASVNQTFGKLKYKEVSHPTLAEEAPITAPISKEVFGPTSEGVTLAFRSNGVNSEDEKFVTLADMILTNGEAGLIDLNLNQKQLVQRAGCYTMFLNDYGLHQFYGDPQEGQTLDEVKDLILSQIDKLKKGEFDDWLIEAVVNDLKLSQTREYENSTALASAYYNAFIHHQKWEDQVKFLDELKAITKEDLVAFANRFYKDNYVVVYKRKGEDSSIVKVENPGITPVNLNRDKSSQYLTDFQAIKPDELEPKFVDYKSAIKEKTLENGINVSYIENETNDLFNLDIIFDMGTDNDKKLSLAVGFLEYLGTETMSAETIKKEFYKLGVNYYVFSRNDVSYIGLSGLKENLPKGLALLEDLITNAKSDPEAYANYVDKILKERQDGKTQKSNILWNGLVNYGKYGENSRLRNIMKASELKAQDPQELVDIVKGLKDYKQRIFYYGKDVDQAVAALNKEHKLNMPLKDYPEATTYVEKETGGHVYFANYDMVQSEMVFLAKGQTFDAEKMAAASLFNAYFGSGLSSIVFQEIRESKSLAYSAFSSYNTAGKLDDSNYVLAYIGTQANKMDQAVEAMMSLMSDMPEAEKQFQAAKDAALKKIAAERITKANIFWEYEGLKKLGIEKDNREAMYNTIKNMEISDLRDFFNDNIKGENYNVMVVGNKKDIDFNALKKLGEVEEMDVDYLFNYETTDKVKL from the coding sequence ATGAAACACATCAAAACTTTTTTTGTGATCTGTATGTTAGTGACTTTTAATTTCGCTTGTAAGCAGAACACAGAACCTAACACAGCCGACTTAGCTGTTAAAACTGAAGTAAAAACAGATCCTAATGGATTTTCTTATGAAGTTATAAATAACGATCCTACAGGATTACGTTTATACACCTTAGAAAATGGTTTGCAAGTGTATTTAAGTAAAAATACCGACGAGCCTAAAATTCAAACTTACATAGCTGTTCGTGCTGGATCAAACTACGATCCGAGTAATTCTACAGGTTTAGCGCATTACTTAGAGCATATGCTTTTTAAAGGAACCGATAAAATTGGATCTATAGATTGGGAAAAAGAACAAGCTTATATTCAAGAAATTTCAGATTTATACGAAGCTCATCGGGCAGAAACAGATGAAGTTAAAAAATTAGAAATTTATAAAAAAATAGACGAAGTATCTTTAGAAGCTTCTAACTACGCCGTAGCCAACGAATACGATAAAATGGTTAGTGGAATGGGAGCTACTGGAACCAATGCTCATACTTGGTTTGAAGAAACGGTATATAAAAATAAAATTCCTGCAAACGAATTAAATAAATGGTTGTCGCTAGAAAGTGAACGCTTTAGCAAATTAGTACTTCGTTTATTCCACACCGAATTAGAAGCCGTTTTTGAAGAATTCAATAGATCTCAAGATAACGACGGAAGAAAAGTATATACAGCAATGCTTGATGCATTATTTCCTAATCATCCATACGGACAACAGCAAACCATTGGTACTGCGGCGCATTTAAAAAATCCGTCTTTAGTAGATATAAATAATTATTTTAACAAGTATTACGTCCCAAATAACATGGCTATGGTGCTTGTTGGAGATTTGAATTTTGATAAAACTATTGCTTCTGTTAATCAAACATTTGGGAAATTAAAGTATAAAGAAGTGTCGCACCCAACGCTTGCAGAAGAAGCGCCTATAACTGCACCCATTTCAAAAGAAGTATTTGGACCAACATCAGAAGGAGTTACATTAGCTTTTAGAAGTAATGGTGTTAATTCTGAAGATGAGAAATTTGTTACTCTAGCAGATATGATTTTAACAAATGGTGAAGCCGGATTAATCGATTTAAACTTAAATCAAAAACAATTGGTGCAACGTGCAGGATGTTATACCATGTTTTTAAATGATTATGGATTACATCAGTTTTATGGAGACCCACAAGAAGGGCAAACCCTTGATGAAGTTAAAGATTTAATTTTATCTCAAATTGATAAACTTAAAAAAGGAGAGTTTGACGATTGGTTAATTGAAGCTGTTGTAAACGATTTAAAATTAAGTCAAACAAGAGAATATGAAAACAGTACAGCTTTAGCATCAGCTTATTATAATGCGTTTATTCATCATCAAAAATGGGAAGATCAAGTTAAATTTTTAGACGAATTAAAAGCCATAACAAAAGAGGATTTAGTTGCTTTTGCTAATCGTTTTTATAAAGACAATTATGTAGTTGTATATAAAAGAAAAGGAGAAGACAGCTCAATTGTTAAGGTTGAAAATCCTGGAATTACACCTGTAAATTTAAACAGAGATAAAAGTTCACAATATTTAACAGATTTTCAAGCTATAAAACCAGATGAGCTAGAACCTAAATTTGTGGATTATAAGTCTGCTATCAAAGAAAAAACATTAGAAAATGGTATAAATGTTTCATATATAGAGAATGAGACTAACGATTTATTTAATCTCGATATTATTTTTGATATGGGGACAGATAATGACAAAAAATTAAGTTTAGCAGTTGGGTTTTTAGAATATCTAGGAACAGAAACCATGTCTGCAGAAACTATAAAAAAGGAATTTTACAAATTAGGTGTAAATTATTATGTGTTTAGTCGTAATGATGTAAGTTATATTGGCCTAAGCGGATTGAAAGAAAATCTGCCAAAAGGCTTAGCATTGCTAGAAGATTTAATTACAAATGCAAAATCTGATCCAGAAGCTTATGCAAATTATGTTGATAAGATTTTAAAAGAAAGACAAGATGGTAAAACTCAAAAAAGCAATATTTTATGGAATGGGCTTGTAAATTATGGTAAGTACGGAGAAAATTCGCGATTACGTAATATTATGAAAGCTTCTGAGCTTAAAGCTCAAGACCCTCAAGAATTGGTAGATATTGTTAAAGGGCTTAAAGACTATAAACAGCGTATTTTTTATTATGGTAAAGATGTAGACCAGGCTGTAGCAGCCTTAAATAAAGAGCATAAATTAAACATGCCTCTTAAAGATTATCCGGAAGCAACAACATATGTAGAGAAAGAAACTGGCGGACATGTTTATTTTGCAAATTACGATATGGTGCAGTCAGAAATGGTGTTTTTAGCAAAAGGCCAAACGTTTGATGCTGAAAAAATGGCTGCAGCAAGTTTATTTAATGCTTATTTTGGTAGTGGTTTATCTTCTATTGTATTTCAAGAGATTAGAGAATCTAAATCGTTAGCATATTCGGCTTTTTCAAGTTACAATACTGCAGGTAAACTAGACGATTCTAATTATGTATTAGCTTATATAGGTACTCAAGCCAATAAAATGGATCAAGCTGTAGAGGCCATGATGTCGTTAATGAGTGATATGCCTGAAGCAGAAAAACAATTTCAGGCGGCTAAAGATGCAGCATTAAAGAAAATTGCTGCCGAGCGCATTACTAAAGCTAATATTTTTTGGGAATATGAAGGATTAAAAAAATTAGGTATAGAAAAGGACAATCGCGAAGCCATGTATAATACTATAAAAAACATGGAAATAAGCGATTTAAGAGACTTTTTTAATGATAATATTAAAGGTGAAAACTATAATGTTATGGTCGTTGGAAATAAAAAAGATATCGATTTTAACGCCTTAAAAAAATTAGGCGAAGTTGAAGAAATGGATGTAGATTATTTATTTAACTACGAAACAACAGATAAGGTTAAGCTTTAA
- the sucD gene encoding succinate--CoA ligase subunit alpha, with the protein MSVLVNKNSKIIVQGFTGSEGTFHASQMIEYGTNVVGGVTPGKGGQTHLDRPVFNTVKDAVVEAEADTTIIFVPPAFAADAIMEAADAGIKVIITITEGIPVADMIKAADYIKGKDCRLIGPNCPGVITPGEAKVGIMPGFVFKKGNVGIVSKSGTLTYEAADQVVKQGLGITTAIGIGGDPIIGTTTKEAVELLINDPETEAVVMIGEIGGQLEADAANWYKASGSKKPVVGFIAGETAPAGRTMGHAGAIVGGSDDTAQAKKAIMKDCGIHVVDSPAEIGKKIAEVLGQLA; encoded by the coding sequence ATGAGCGTTTTAGTAAATAAAAATTCAAAAATAATAGTTCAAGGATTTACTGGTAGTGAAGGTACATTTCATGCTAGCCAAATGATTGAATATGGTACAAATGTAGTTGGAGGTGTAACTCCAGGTAAAGGTGGTCAAACACATTTAGACCGTCCAGTTTTTAATACAGTAAAAGATGCTGTTGTTGAAGCAGAAGCAGATACAACTATCATTTTTGTTCCGCCAGCATTTGCTGCCGACGCTATCATGGAAGCTGCAGATGCAGGGATTAAAGTAATTATTACTATTACTGAAGGTATTCCTGTTGCAGATATGATTAAAGCAGCAGACTATATTAAAGGTAAAGATTGCCGTTTAATTGGTCCTAACTGCCCAGGTGTAATTACTCCAGGAGAAGCTAAAGTTGGTATTATGCCAGGTTTTGTATTTAAAAAAGGTAATGTAGGTATTGTTTCTAAATCAGGAACTTTAACCTATGAAGCTGCAGACCAAGTTGTAAAACAAGGTTTAGGTATTACAACTGCTATCGGTATTGGTGGAGATCCAATTATTGGTACAACAACTAAAGAAGCTGTAGAGCTTTTAATAAACGACCCAGAAACAGAAGCTGTTGTAATGATTGGTGAAATTGGAGGTCAGTTAGAAGCAGATGCTGCAAATTGGTATAAAGCTAGCGGAAGTAAAAAACCAGTTGTTGGTTTCATAGCAGGAGAAACTGCTCCAGCAGGACGTACAATGGGGCACGCAGGTGCTATTGTAGGTGGTAGTGATGATACCGCTCAAGCTAAAAAAGCAATTATGAAAGACTGTGGAATTCACGTAGTAGATTCTCCAGCTGAAATTGGTAAAAAAATCGCTGAAGTTTTAGGCCAATTGGCTTAA
- a CDS encoding UDP-3-O-(3-hydroxymyristoyl)glucosamine N-acyltransferase produces MKFPKPYTLKQIAALIDCKFVGEDNFPVLGMNEIHVVETGDIVFVDHPKYYDKALQSAATIVLINKEVACPAGKALLVSDDPFRDFNTLTQFFKPFLSASQNVSESLKVGAGTIIQPNCFIGHNVTIGKNCIIHSNVSIYDDAVIGDNVTIHAGTILGASAFYYKKRPEGFDQLKSGGRVVIEDNVHIGALCTIDKGVTGDTIIGAGSKLDNQIQVGHDTVIGKKCLIASQVGIAGCVVIEDEVTIWGQVGTTSGIRIGTKAVIMGQTGVTKSVAGGKTYFGTPIEESRNKLKEFALLRQLPKLMEKLKEIQ; encoded by the coding sequence GTGAAATTTCCTAAACCATATACATTAAAACAAATTGCAGCACTAATTGATTGCAAATTTGTGGGAGAAGATAATTTTCCTGTTTTAGGCATGAATGAAATTCATGTGGTTGAAACTGGAGATATTGTTTTTGTAGATCATCCTAAATATTACGATAAAGCCTTACAATCTGCAGCAACAATTGTTTTAATAAACAAAGAAGTAGCGTGTCCAGCAGGTAAAGCTTTATTAGTGTCAGACGATCCGTTTAGAGATTTTAATACACTAACACAATTTTTTAAGCCGTTTCTAAGCGCTAGTCAAAATGTGTCAGAGTCACTAAAAGTTGGAGCAGGCACTATTATCCAGCCCAATTGCTTTATTGGTCATAACGTTACTATTGGAAAAAATTGTATTATTCATTCAAATGTAAGTATTTATGATGATGCAGTAATAGGAGATAATGTTACCATACATGCAGGAACTATTTTAGGAGCTTCTGCTTTTTATTATAAAAAACGACCAGAAGGTTTTGATCAGTTAAAATCTGGCGGACGAGTAGTAATTGAAGATAATGTACATATAGGAGCCTTGTGTACTATAGATAAAGGTGTAACGGGAGATACAATAATTGGAGCAGGTTCAAAATTAGATAATCAAATTCAGGTAGGGCACGATACCGTTATTGGTAAAAAATGTTTGATTGCATCACAAGTAGGAATTGCCGGTTGTGTGGTTATTGAAGACGAAGTTACGATTTGGGGACAAGTTGGTACTACCAGTGGAATTCGTATAGGTACAAAAGCTGTAATTATGGGGCAAACTGGCGTTACAAAGTCTGTCGCAGGAGGTAAAACATATTTTGGAACCCCTATTGAAGAATCTAGGAATAAGTTAAAAGAATTTGCTTTACTTAGACAACTTCCTAAATTAATGGAAAAATTAAAAGAGATTCAATAA